In Salinarimonas sp., a genomic segment contains:
- a CDS encoding cyclopropane-fatty-acyl-phospholipid synthase family protein, whose translation MKLLPHLLRRFVAKGRLTVIDHAGARHAFGSGEDGPAVTIRFTDAKVEREIFLNPELRAAEAYMDGRLVFEEGSGVFDLLRLFSVNRAGLGSHPLQQALRRSWKALRGVHQANERGRAAKNASAHYDHPESFYRLWLDERMAYSCAYFERPDQSLEDAQLAKFRHIAAKLKLEPGMRVAEIGSGWGGLAIYLAKVCGAQVTAINVSPDQLAASRARAEAAGAAGSIAFVEQDYRELTGSFDRVVSVGMMEHVGVAHFDAYFAAVSRLVAPGGFALIHAIGRMSPPGSTAPFIRKYIFPGGYVPALSEVFASTERSRLWVADCEILRLHYYWTIKAWRERFTARRAEVAAQMGERFARMWEFYLAAVELGFLDGSNMVFQILVAQTRDAVPVRRDYMLDEERRLAALEAEAAV comes from the coding sequence GTGAAGCTGTTGCCGCATCTGTTGAGGCGCTTCGTGGCGAAGGGGCGCCTGACCGTGATCGATCACGCGGGCGCGCGTCACGCGTTCGGCTCCGGCGAGGACGGGCCCGCGGTGACGATCCGCTTCACCGACGCGAAGGTCGAGCGCGAGATCTTCCTCAATCCGGAGCTTCGGGCGGCGGAAGCCTACATGGACGGGCGGCTCGTCTTCGAGGAGGGCTCCGGCGTCTTCGACCTGCTCCGGCTGTTCTCCGTCAACCGCGCCGGGCTCGGAAGCCATCCGCTCCAGCAGGCGCTGCGCCGTTCCTGGAAGGCGCTGCGGGGCGTGCATCAGGCGAACGAGCGCGGCCGCGCGGCGAAGAACGCGAGCGCGCACTACGACCATCCCGAGAGCTTCTACCGGCTGTGGCTCGACGAGCGCATGGCCTATTCCTGCGCCTATTTCGAGCGCCCCGACCAGAGCCTCGAGGACGCGCAGCTCGCCAAGTTCCGCCACATCGCCGCGAAGCTGAAGCTCGAGCCGGGGATGCGGGTGGCGGAGATCGGCTCGGGCTGGGGCGGGCTCGCGATCTACCTCGCCAAGGTCTGCGGGGCGCAGGTGACGGCGATCAACGTCAGCCCCGACCAGCTCGCGGCCTCGCGCGCCCGGGCCGAGGCCGCCGGCGCGGCGGGGTCGATCGCCTTCGTCGAGCAGGACTACCGCGAGCTGACCGGGAGCTTCGACCGGGTGGTCTCGGTCGGCATGATGGAGCATGTCGGCGTCGCCCATTTCGACGCCTACTTCGCCGCCGTCTCGCGGCTCGTCGCCCCCGGCGGCTTCGCCCTGATCCACGCGATCGGGCGGATGTCCCCGCCCGGCTCGACCGCGCCGTTCATCCGCAAGTACATCTTCCCCGGCGGCTACGTGCCGGCGCTCTCCGAGGTGTTCGCCTCGACCGAGCGCAGCCGCCTCTGGGTCGCCGACTGCGAGATCCTGCGGCTGCATTACTACTGGACGATCAAGGCCTGGCGCGAGCGGTTCACCGCCCGCCGGGCGGAGGTGGCGGCGCAGATGGGCGAGCGCTTCGCCCGCATGTGGGAATTCTACCTCGCCGCCGTCGAGCTCGGCTTCCTCGACGGCTCCAACATGGTCTTCCAGATCCTCGTCGCGCAGACCCGCGACGCGGTGCCGGTGCGGCGCGACTACATGCTCGACGAGGAACGCCGGCTCGCGGCGCTGGAGGCCGAGGCGGCGGTCTGA
- a CDS encoding RNA methyltransferase, with amino-acid sequence MAEHPRVREVTSLSNATVKELRALHDRKGRRESGLFLAEGARTALEALDNGRAPEILVYHREGRERDVVRRLRQACLAAGGECLEVDDQVLAKVAKKDNPQSVVAAFRWTRRPFAEIDPAASRVFVALDRVRDPGNLGTIVRTADAVGAGGVLLVGETCDPASVEAVRASMGSIFAVPVFEGSEADFLALAARWPGSVVGTALPASQHYRRADLRAPILLVMGNEQAGVTEAIAGACTDLVRIPMQGRADSLNLAIATAVALYGIAEPEDRALAP; translated from the coding sequence ATGGCCGAGCATCCGCGGGTGCGGGAGGTGACGAGCCTGTCCAACGCGACCGTCAAGGAGCTGCGGGCGCTGCACGACCGCAAGGGACGGCGCGAGAGCGGGCTGTTCCTGGCGGAGGGCGCGCGCACGGCGCTCGAGGCCCTCGACAACGGCCGGGCCCCGGAGATCCTGGTCTATCACCGCGAGGGCCGCGAGCGCGACGTGGTGCGCCGCCTGCGCCAGGCCTGCCTCGCGGCGGGCGGCGAGTGCCTCGAGGTCGACGACCAGGTGCTCGCCAAGGTCGCGAAGAAGGACAACCCCCAGAGCGTGGTGGCCGCCTTCCGCTGGACGCGCCGCCCCTTCGCGGAGATCGACCCCGCCGCGTCGCGCGTCTTCGTCGCCCTCGATAGGGTGCGCGACCCGGGCAATCTCGGCACGATCGTGCGCACGGCGGACGCGGTGGGCGCCGGCGGCGTGCTTCTCGTCGGCGAGACCTGCGATCCGGCCTCGGTGGAGGCCGTGCGCGCCTCGATGGGCTCGATCTTCGCCGTGCCGGTCTTCGAGGGCTCGGAGGCCGATTTCCTCGCCCTCGCCGCGCGCTGGCCGGGCAGCGTGGTCGGCACGGCGCTGCCGGCCTCGCAGCACTACCGCCGCGCGGATCTGCGCGCGCCGATCCTCCTCGTCATGGGCAACGAGCAGGCCGGCGTCACCGAGGCGATCGCGGGCGCCTGCACCGATCTCGTGCGCATCCCCATGCAGGGCCGCGCCGACAGCCTCAACCTCGCGATCGCGACCGCGGTGGCCCTCTACGGGATCGCGGAGCCGGAGGACCGGGCGCTCGCTCCCTGA
- a CDS encoding class I SAM-dependent methyltransferase, with product MRHADLLITDGWDGYRLLDTGEGRKLERFGRVVMDRPEPQAIWAKGDPGLWAKADAAFEAAEEAEQGAWKFKGKRLGDWPVCVRDLTVLCRATSFRHVGIFPEQIVHWDWMEARIKADRRPISVLNLFGYTGVASLVCARAGAKVTHVDASKKAIAWAKENQSASGLDDKGVRWILDDAVKFAQREIRRGNTYDAILLDPPRYGRGPNGEVWHLFEHLPLLMDLSRQLLSREPSFVTLTAYAVRLSFMTLHELMRDAFGARGGHIASGELVTRDQANDRHLSTSLFARWTPEA from the coding sequence ATGCGCCACGCGGATCTCCTCATCACCGACGGCTGGGACGGCTATCGCCTGCTCGACACGGGCGAAGGGCGCAAGCTCGAGCGGTTCGGCCGCGTCGTCATGGACAGGCCCGAGCCCCAGGCGATCTGGGCGAAGGGCGACCCCGGCCTGTGGGCGAAGGCCGACGCCGCGTTCGAGGCGGCGGAGGAGGCCGAGCAGGGAGCCTGGAAGTTCAAGGGCAAGCGGCTGGGGGACTGGCCGGTCTGCGTGCGCGACCTCACCGTCCTGTGCCGCGCGACCTCTTTCCGGCATGTCGGGATCTTCCCCGAGCAGATCGTGCACTGGGACTGGATGGAGGCGCGGATCAAGGCCGACCGGCGGCCGATCTCGGTGCTCAACCTCTTCGGCTATACCGGCGTCGCGAGCCTCGTCTGCGCGCGGGCGGGCGCGAAGGTCACCCATGTCGACGCCTCGAAGAAGGCCATCGCCTGGGCCAAGGAGAACCAGTCGGCGTCCGGGCTCGACGACAAGGGCGTGCGCTGGATCCTCGACGACGCGGTGAAGTTCGCCCAGCGCGAGATCCGCCGCGGCAACACCTACGACGCGATCCTGCTCGACCCGCCCCGCTACGGCCGTGGGCCGAACGGGGAGGTCTGGCACCTGTTCGAGCACCTGCCGCTCCTGATGGACCTCTCCCGGCAGCTGCTCTCGAGGGAGCCGAGCTTCGTCACGCTCACGGCCTACGCGGTGCGGCTCTCCTTCATGACCCTGCACGAATTGATGCGCGACGCCTTCGGGGCGCGGGGCGGCCATATCGCATCGGGCGAGCTCGTCACCCGCGACCAGGCGAACGACCGCCACCTCTCCACCTCGCTCTTCGCGCGGTGGACTCCGGAGGCGTAG